A part of Myxococcus landrumus genomic DNA contains:
- a CDS encoding DUF4388 domain-containing protein, translated as MESFKGNLASYRLQLVMSPLFSTPGVEGTLRVERGAIQRCFQVKDGCLVGESSNDPREHLAQVLVNLRILDAPRAAAAFEAAEGANMPYGTFLVQRCFVELPRLIEAMEHKAREALFDCYGWESGEVEFTPKLPPASRAVGLKLSLSTLHRDAVTRLREWSVFREVFPHLDATFRVFREFAVETYSEEEDKLLELAASGATLGEMLATAREAPLFAARWILHLYRRGALAPRVPKGPRLGEAAELADLLNLVKGFLEKGKYDHAVALAAQVLERGPVPEAHALYREAEVRLTLALSDELFALDGRLVFEPIPRPTPPQLTADDLYLYSKLRGSRSIRQALRTAAMGELAASRSVHRLMASGLIRVAPLPDTESSAETRRTSTDPFGLPAIKLGM; from the coding sequence ATGGAGTCATTCAAGGGCAATCTCGCCAGCTATCGCCTGCAACTGGTGATGTCTCCCCTCTTCTCGACGCCCGGCGTGGAGGGCACGTTGAGGGTGGAGCGAGGCGCCATCCAGCGCTGCTTCCAGGTGAAGGATGGCTGCCTGGTGGGCGAGAGCTCGAATGACCCTCGCGAGCACCTGGCGCAGGTGCTCGTGAATCTGCGCATCCTCGACGCGCCCCGAGCAGCCGCGGCCTTCGAGGCGGCCGAGGGCGCGAACATGCCCTACGGCACGTTCCTGGTGCAGCGCTGCTTCGTGGAGCTGCCCCGGCTCATCGAGGCCATGGAGCACAAGGCGCGCGAGGCGCTCTTCGACTGCTACGGCTGGGAGTCCGGCGAGGTGGAGTTCACGCCCAAGCTGCCGCCGGCCTCGCGAGCGGTGGGCTTGAAGCTGTCGCTGTCGACGCTCCACCGTGACGCGGTGACGCGACTTCGAGAGTGGTCGGTGTTCCGCGAGGTCTTCCCGCACCTGGACGCCACGTTCAGGGTGTTCCGCGAGTTCGCCGTGGAGACGTACTCCGAGGAGGAGGACAAGCTCCTGGAGCTGGCCGCGAGCGGCGCCACGCTGGGCGAGATGCTCGCCACCGCCAGGGAGGCACCGCTGTTCGCCGCGCGGTGGATTCTCCACCTGTACCGTCGAGGTGCGCTGGCACCTCGAGTGCCCAAGGGCCCCAGGCTTGGCGAAGCCGCGGAGCTGGCCGACCTGCTGAACCTGGTGAAGGGCTTCCTCGAGAAGGGCAAGTACGACCACGCGGTCGCCCTGGCGGCACAGGTCCTGGAGCGAGGCCCCGTGCCGGAGGCCCATGCCCTGTACCGCGAGGCCGAGGTGCGCCTGACGTTGGCGCTGAGCGACGAGCTCTTCGCACTCGATGGAAGGCTCGTCTTCGAACCCATCCCCCGCCCCACCCCACCGCAGCTCACGGCGGATGATCTCTACCTGTACTCGAAGCTGCGAGGCAGCCGGAGCATCCGCCAGGCACTGCGCACCGCCGCCATGGGAGAGCTGGCCGCGTCGCGCTCCGTCCATCGGCTGATGGCGTCTGGCCTGATACGTGTCGCGCCCTTGCCCGACACGGAGTCCTCCGCCGAGACGAGACGCACCAGCACGGACCCGTTCGGCCTCCCCGCCATCAAGCTGGGGATGTGA
- the xerD gene encoding site-specific tyrosine recombinase XerD, with the protein MEGLLDAFIAFIRAERGLSGKTVDAYAADLTAYFEDLRSRGVEDVIRARQEDVTAHLSSLSKGGLGKRSQARHLAAIRGFHRFLVAERLADKDPTEDVDTPRSARKLPSFLTLEEVEQLLAAPDERTSAGLRDKAMVEVLYATGLRVSELCGLGVNDVQLSAGYLVAKGKGSKERIVPLGRQAVEKVREYLATSRPAMLGRRESRALFVTPRGGGFTRQGFWKLLKRYALKAGILKPLSPHKLRHSFATHLVERGADLRAVQQMLGHADLATTQIYTHVNSARLRSVYDEFHPRSDVFVSKPKKKRAGT; encoded by the coding sequence ATGGAAGGGTTGCTCGACGCATTCATCGCCTTCATCCGCGCGGAGCGTGGGCTGTCCGGCAAGACGGTGGATGCCTATGCGGCGGACTTGACGGCCTACTTCGAGGACCTGCGCTCGCGGGGCGTCGAGGACGTGATTCGGGCCCGTCAGGAGGATGTGACGGCGCACCTCTCGTCGTTGTCGAAAGGGGGGCTGGGCAAGCGAAGCCAGGCCCGGCACCTGGCCGCGATCCGGGGCTTCCACCGCTTCCTGGTGGCGGAACGCCTGGCGGACAAGGACCCGACGGAGGACGTGGATACGCCGCGCTCGGCGCGAAAGCTGCCGTCCTTCCTGACGCTGGAGGAGGTGGAGCAGCTCCTGGCCGCGCCGGATGAGCGCACCTCCGCGGGGCTCCGGGACAAGGCGATGGTGGAGGTCCTCTACGCCACGGGGCTGCGCGTCAGCGAGCTGTGTGGCCTGGGCGTGAACGACGTGCAGTTGAGCGCGGGCTACCTGGTGGCCAAGGGAAAGGGCTCCAAGGAGCGCATCGTCCCGCTGGGGCGCCAGGCGGTGGAGAAGGTGCGGGAGTATCTGGCGACGTCGCGCCCGGCGATGCTGGGGCGGCGCGAGTCTCGTGCGCTGTTCGTGACGCCCCGAGGGGGCGGCTTCACCCGACAGGGCTTCTGGAAGCTGCTCAAGCGCTACGCACTGAAGGCGGGCATCCTCAAGCCGTTGTCACCGCACAAGCTGCGGCACTCCTTCGCCACGCATCTGGTGGAGCGCGGCGCGGACCTGCGGGCCGTGCAGCAGATGCTGGGGCACGCGGACCTGGCCACGACGCAAATCTATACCCACGTCAACAGTGCCCGGCTGCGCTCCGTCTACGACGAGTTCCATCCACGCAGCGACGTGTTCGTCTCCAAGCCGAAGAAGAAGCGGGCGGGGACGTAG
- a CDS encoding L-threonylcarbamoyladenylate synthase, with translation MAAPILEVDMEHPSPRHIQRAVEVLERGGLVAYPTDTYYGMGCDLGSKKAIERLYQLKGRDKKKPLSFLCPDLSDVARYAHVSNFAYRTMKGLTPGAFTFILEATRLVPDLMMTRQKQVGIRVPDAPLARELARALGRPLVTTSVSNLEGEPLTDARDIKDALGHGLDLILDGGVTLNEPSTVVSLIGDTLEILRQGKGRLED, from the coding sequence ATGGCCGCACCCATCCTCGAGGTGGACATGGAGCACCCCTCTCCGCGCCACATCCAGCGCGCCGTGGAGGTGCTCGAGCGCGGCGGACTCGTCGCCTATCCGACGGATACCTATTACGGCATGGGCTGTGACCTGGGCTCGAAGAAGGCCATCGAGCGGCTCTACCAGCTCAAGGGCCGAGACAAGAAGAAGCCCCTGTCCTTCCTCTGTCCGGACCTGTCTGACGTGGCGCGCTATGCCCACGTGAGCAATTTCGCGTACCGGACGATGAAGGGTCTGACCCCTGGCGCGTTTACTTTCATTCTAGAAGCGACGCGCCTGGTGCCGGACTTGATGATGACCCGACAGAAACAGGTAGGTATCCGGGTACCCGATGCCCCACTGGCACGGGAGCTGGCGCGTGCGCTGGGGCGTCCCCTGGTGACGACATCGGTGAGCAACCTCGAGGGTGAGCCGCTCACGGACGCTCGGGACATCAAGGACGCATTGGGCCATGGGTTGGACCTCATCCTGGATGGCGGCGTGACATTGAACGAGCCGTCCACGGTGGTTTCACTCATCGGCGATACGCTTGAAATCCTCCGCCAGGGCAAGGGTAGGCTGGAGGACTGA
- a CDS encoding cation:proton antiporter, producing the protein MKGAVTRLLLLMVLLAIISRAQVLRADSGTSVTLAAGALLLCGLFAGKVAKGFGLPRLTGYLLVGVAVGPYALGFIPGEGVKGLDLVKGLAVSLIALVAGTELRLGLIRRVGARVALLCAAVCAVTFAVCFGATLALKPVLPFLTPLTMPQALAVSALMSTVVVSFSPTVTIAIVQETSARGSFTEFLMALVIIGDLLVMVAFALAAGMTRASFGGGFDIAGLLSGVGWELFGSVVVGGVLAVAMLVYMRGVKRELPLFLVGLSFAAAEGGTRLHLSPLLVSLAAGALIVNLDEREGERIHHAIQRAGLPVFALFFAAAGAGLKLDALMTVGPAALLLVVLRGLAIWFACRRFAPTHDPRLKEYLWMGLISQAGVTFGLAALVSRTFPTFGPQVEVLIVAMITAHELVGPVLTRRALTASGEVRTDEAPGTA; encoded by the coding sequence GTGAAGGGCGCGGTGACGCGATTGCTGTTGTTGATGGTCCTCTTGGCCATCATCAGTCGCGCCCAGGTGCTGCGCGCGGACTCGGGCACGTCGGTGACGCTGGCGGCCGGGGCCTTGCTCTTGTGCGGCCTGTTCGCGGGCAAGGTGGCCAAGGGGTTCGGGCTGCCCCGGCTCACGGGCTACCTGCTGGTGGGCGTGGCGGTGGGGCCGTACGCGCTGGGCTTCATTCCGGGCGAGGGCGTGAAGGGGTTGGACCTGGTGAAGGGGCTGGCGGTGAGCCTCATCGCGCTGGTCGCGGGCACCGAGCTGCGGCTGGGGCTCATCCGGCGCGTGGGGGCTCGCGTGGCATTGCTGTGCGCGGCGGTCTGCGCGGTGACGTTCGCGGTGTGCTTCGGCGCGACGCTCGCCCTCAAGCCCGTGCTGCCCTTCCTGACACCGTTGACGATGCCCCAGGCGCTGGCGGTCAGCGCGCTGATGTCCACGGTGGTGGTGTCGTTCTCGCCCACGGTGACCATCGCCATCGTCCAGGAGACGAGCGCTCGAGGGAGTTTCACCGAGTTCCTCATGGCGCTGGTCATCATCGGCGACCTGCTGGTCATGGTGGCGTTCGCGCTGGCGGCGGGCATGACGCGCGCGAGCTTCGGTGGCGGCTTCGACATCGCGGGCTTGTTGAGCGGGGTGGGGTGGGAGCTGTTCGGCTCGGTGGTGGTGGGCGGCGTGCTGGCGGTGGCGATGCTCGTCTACATGCGCGGCGTGAAGCGCGAGCTGCCGCTGTTCCTCGTCGGCCTGTCGTTCGCGGCGGCCGAGGGAGGCACCCGCCTGCACTTGTCTCCGCTGCTGGTGTCCTTGGCGGCCGGAGCGCTCATCGTCAACCTGGACGAGCGGGAGGGAGAGCGCATCCACCACGCGATTCAGCGCGCGGGGCTGCCCGTGTTCGCGCTCTTCTTCGCCGCGGCGGGCGCGGGGCTGAAGCTGGATGCGCTGATGACGGTGGGGCCCGCGGCGCTCCTGTTGGTGGTGCTGCGCGGCTTGGCCATCTGGTTTGCTTGTCGACGTTTCGCGCCCACGCACGACCCACGCCTGAAGGAGTACCTGTGGATGGGGCTCATCTCCCAGGCGGGCGTGACGTTCGGACTGGCGGCGCTGGTGTCCAGGACCTTCCCCACGTTCGGCCCCCAGGTCGAGGTGCTCATCGTGGCCATGATCACGGCGCACGAGCTGGTGGGGCCGGTGCTCACTCGCCGCGCCTTGACGGCCAGCGGCGAAGTCAGGACGGACGAGGCGCCAGGAACGGCGTAG
- a CDS encoding sodium:proton exchanger, giving the protein MQALLVFLAIAALSLLASSPALDPSRFPSLARLAASGFLFLLFGVVLGPSVVGALSVEDLGHLRPVMALGLGTAGVILGLNLEPRLLRLLPRPVYAAALAHSGTAFLFVTVPLAAPLLLTSHPSLHAAVGAASLLGGAASLSSGHFAVLAYRAGRMDRARGLGVALLTMLDDAVGLAVLAVALMLSAAPSAGEGLGLVCLAVLLGILCGALLAFLTHAMNDPAELATVTLGMVALVGGAAAYLRVSALLAGVACGATLALVGGRTVERVARALGRVERPVFLVLVFLVGCGVYTRDWAAWALVPGFVGLRFLGKVLGGRIAQRMASGVLELPPRVGYALIAQGGLALCLVAEYQFLVPGGLARRVLDVVVVGAVVNELLAGPAFRQVLTPMKPRLAPAAVDDVEVAT; this is encoded by the coding sequence GTGCAAGCGCTGCTCGTTTTTCTCGCCATCGCGGCGCTGTCTCTGCTCGCGTCGAGTCCGGCGTTGGACCCCAGCCGCTTCCCCTCGCTGGCGCGACTGGCGGCGAGCGGCTTCCTGTTCCTCCTCTTCGGGGTGGTGTTAGGCCCGTCGGTGGTGGGGGCCTTGTCCGTGGAGGACTTGGGCCACCTGCGGCCGGTGATGGCGCTGGGGCTGGGCACCGCGGGTGTCATCCTGGGGCTGAACCTGGAGCCCCGGCTGCTGCGGCTGTTGCCTCGGCCCGTGTATGCGGCGGCGCTGGCGCACTCGGGGACGGCGTTCCTGTTCGTGACGGTGCCGTTGGCGGCGCCGCTCCTGTTGACGTCCCATCCCTCGCTGCATGCCGCGGTGGGGGCCGCGTCGCTGCTGGGCGGGGCGGCGAGCCTGTCCTCGGGGCACTTCGCGGTGCTGGCGTACCGGGCGGGCCGGATGGACCGGGCGCGGGGCCTGGGGGTCGCGCTGCTGACGATGCTGGATGACGCCGTGGGCCTGGCGGTGCTGGCGGTGGCGCTGATGTTGAGCGCGGCCCCCAGCGCGGGCGAGGGCCTGGGGCTGGTGTGCCTGGCGGTGCTGTTGGGCATCCTGTGCGGGGCGCTCCTGGCGTTCCTCACGCATGCGATGAACGACCCGGCGGAGCTGGCGACGGTGACGCTGGGCATGGTGGCGCTGGTGGGCGGCGCGGCGGCCTACCTGCGGGTGTCCGCGCTCCTGGCGGGGGTGGCGTGTGGTGCCACGCTGGCGCTGGTGGGCGGGCGGACGGTGGAGCGGGTGGCTCGCGCGCTGGGGCGGGTGGAGCGCCCCGTGTTCCTGGTGCTCGTGTTCCTGGTGGGCTGCGGCGTCTACACGCGCGACTGGGCGGCGTGGGCGCTGGTGCCAGGGTTCGTGGGGCTGCGCTTCCTGGGGAAGGTGCTTGGCGGGCGCATCGCGCAGCGGATGGCCTCTGGTGTGCTGGAGCTGCCGCCGCGCGTGGGCTACGCGCTCATCGCCCAGGGCGGCCTCGCGCTGTGCCTGGTGGCCGAGTATCAGTTCCTGGTGCCTGGGGGCCTTGCTCGCCGCGTGCTGGACGTGGTGGTGGTGGGCGCGGTGGTGAACGAGCTGCTCGCGGGCCCGGCCTTCCGCCAGGTCCTCACGCCGATGAAGCCGAGGTTGGCTCCGGCGGCGGTGGATGACGTGGAGGTGGCGACGTGA
- a CDS encoding general stress protein: MSDKDNKGSMTVAEAGRKGGETVRNERGREFYETIGRKGGATVKAERGRSFYEEIGRKGGETVKAERGAKFYEEIGKKGGDRVKATRGPNFYEEIGRKGGQKVKKLIEEGKRAARAAMAASEGGGAPQEGTPATPAAPAAPSGETAGPGQNE, from the coding sequence ATGTCGGACAAAGACAACAAGGGCAGCATGACGGTGGCCGAGGCGGGTCGTAAGGGTGGGGAGACAGTCCGGAACGAGCGGGGTCGGGAGTTCTACGAGACCATTGGCCGGAAGGGCGGAGCCACGGTGAAAGCGGAGCGTGGCCGCTCGTTCTACGAGGAGATTGGCCGCAAGGGCGGCGAGACGGTCAAGGCCGAGCGCGGGGCGAAGTTCTACGAGGAGATCGGCAAGAAGGGGGGGGACCGCGTCAAGGCCACCCGAGGGCCGAACTTCTACGAGGAGATTGGCCGCAAGGGTGGGCAGAAGGTGAAGAAGCTCATCGAAGAGGGCAAGCGCGCGGCCCGCGCGGCCATGGCGGCGTCGGAGGGTGGTGGTGCTCCGCAGGAAGGCACGCCGGCGACTCCGGCGGCACCGGCGGCTCCTTCCGGCGAGACGGCGGGCCCCGGCCAGAACGAGTAG
- a CDS encoding TVP38/TMEM64 family protein, which produces MLRLLGPDFIDQRRLSDVIAPLGKAAPLAYISFLAVRPLTLLPGQMLTAVGGMLFGTLAATLYSLTGSFLSATLLFVLARKLGTRPMKRLAGGKYPALVSAARRHDFLFAFMACVNPLCPTDVMLVASAASGARFWPSVAGLMLGTIPGTFLTAQLGSGLAQGRTVMTAVSAAGLVISLVLGVFIGRRFYKALCEPSELALPTSDARDGETVPGLGRSATLTPFAQRDFDFSSRAET; this is translated from the coding sequence ATGCTTCGCCTCCTCGGACCCGACTTCATCGATCAACGGCGTCTGTCGGATGTGATTGCTCCCCTGGGTAAAGCCGCGCCCTTGGCCTACATCTCGTTCCTCGCCGTTCGTCCTCTCACGTTGTTGCCCGGGCAGATGCTGACCGCCGTGGGTGGGATGCTGTTTGGAACGCTCGCAGCGACCCTCTATTCACTAACGGGCAGCTTCCTGTCCGCCACGTTGCTCTTCGTGCTGGCTCGCAAGTTGGGGACCCGACCCATGAAGCGCCTGGCTGGAGGCAAATATCCAGCCCTGGTGAGTGCGGCCAGGCGCCACGATTTCCTGTTTGCGTTCATGGCGTGTGTCAATCCGCTGTGTCCCACCGACGTGATGCTGGTGGCCTCCGCGGCCAGCGGCGCGCGCTTCTGGCCCTCCGTGGCGGGACTCATGTTGGGCACGATTCCAGGCACCTTCCTCACCGCGCAGCTCGGCAGTGGGCTGGCCCAGGGACGCACGGTGATGACGGCGGTTTCAGCCGCGGGCCTCGTCATCTCGCTGGTGCTGGGCGTGTTCATCGGCCGTCGTTTCTACAAGGCGCTCTGTGAGCCTTCGGAGCTCGCCCTGCCAACGTCTGATGCTCGAGACGGCGAAACGGTTCCCGGCCTCGGGAGGTCCGCCACGCTGACGCCCTTCGCTCAGCGGGACTTCGACTTCAGCAGCCGCGCCGAGACATAG
- a CDS encoding patatin-like phospholipase family protein encodes MKDRPATLVLSGGGAKGAFQVGAERVLREVHGFRWERVFGVSVGALNATAIAQREYERLADLWTNLREEDVYRKLPWLVVALRLGLLNKRGLFENSPLRDLIERNFGGRPFAIPAHVGRVSLTSGQYELVSSDSSDFIPAVWHSTVMPIIFEPVGPQGMVDGGLRNVAPLGDALEYSPTEIVVIACSSSKLEPVKYPTNILDVIRRCLPDITLNELLMNDVDLFVRINDMVRQAQAHGTTLRGPDGKPYVYCRITVIEPTAPIGHTLDFSPEMIRMRLRHGEDRARAVMRPTGVGPGERMPPRIAAQLEPVLYA; translated from the coding sequence ATGAAGGACCGTCCTGCAACGCTTGTGCTCTCTGGTGGTGGCGCGAAGGGCGCCTTCCAGGTGGGCGCGGAGCGGGTGCTCAGAGAGGTCCACGGGTTTCGTTGGGAGCGCGTCTTTGGTGTGTCGGTGGGGGCGTTGAATGCCACCGCCATTGCTCAGCGCGAATACGAGCGGCTCGCCGACCTGTGGACGAACCTGCGGGAGGAGGATGTGTATCGCAAGCTGCCGTGGCTGGTCGTCGCGCTGCGCTTGGGATTGCTCAACAAGCGGGGGCTCTTCGAGAACTCCCCCTTGAGAGACCTCATCGAGCGGAACTTCGGTGGCCGCCCGTTCGCGATTCCCGCTCACGTGGGGCGTGTCTCGCTCACGTCGGGGCAATATGAGCTGGTCTCGAGCGACTCGAGCGACTTCATCCCCGCCGTGTGGCACAGCACGGTGATGCCCATCATCTTCGAGCCCGTGGGGCCGCAGGGGATGGTCGACGGCGGGCTGCGCAATGTCGCGCCCCTGGGAGATGCGCTCGAGTACTCGCCCACGGAGATTGTCGTCATCGCGTGTTCGTCGTCCAAGCTGGAGCCGGTGAAGTACCCCACCAACATCCTGGATGTCATCCGGCGCTGCCTCCCCGACATCACGCTCAACGAGTTGCTGATGAACGACGTGGACCTGTTCGTCCGCATCAACGACATGGTGAGGCAAGCCCAGGCCCACGGCACGACGCTCCGGGGCCCGGATGGCAAGCCCTATGTCTATTGCCGCATCACCGTCATCGAGCCCACGGCGCCCATCGGCCACACGCTCGACTTCTCGCCGGAGATGATTCGCATGCGGCTGCGCCATGGAGAGGACCGCGCTCGCGCCGTGATGCGTCCCACCGGCGTGGGGCCTGGGGAACGCATGCCGCCGCGCATCGCCGCGCAGCTGGAACCCGTCCTCTATGCGTGA
- a CDS encoding carboxypeptidase-like regulatory domain-containing protein — MNRKGFFAGVLLGVLIAIALVWPKASPLDAPPAGTPEPGPSRTNPSPAPTREPEGTRSAAPMPEVRSSGTSPVADPMREDEGVLHIDVVEAGGRPFAEAQVTLYLKGPQVAATGSPSWFVAGRGVTDATGSLRLPARPGHYLVSAKAGGFATALENITRPHGEAQTRARLILGPGSALAGTVVERASKAPVPFTELTLTARAVLGPVSRAKAAVPEEETHRITTDARGAFRWEGLAPGEYQLDAVAAGHAPRRIPRVRVPEAEFTVELDGSAFIEGFVELPEGGPATGARVIATGLGDIREAEASEGGGFSIEAPPGAYQVTAQQGALTGTAPERVRLGPGMTVRDVRIRLGDAATLVGMVRRRGSGEPIAGAVISLRPSALARLPETPPSEVASAISGADGRFKVGQLAPGAYSVMVKARGCRLLILDGTHVPAGRRLELILDMDTAGRIEGTVVDGDNKPLAGILVTPELRWRKGPLEGVLPTVSSTEGTFTLEDVPPIEVLLAAQRPGSQTHVRERVRVVSGQTARARLQLSSEGLLEGTVRMEDGRTPTGPVTVHALHTESPRTESHQISTSTDGTWSMRVRTGRYRVTAWLSETGNQNTDQEQVVDVEAEQTRRVDLQVREAKRPHFITVLEPNGAPSIGAIVMVSEFGRHEILIEDQTDTTGQVVIAADSLGSGPLRFWATNGGRRGEVSSVTTSRRDVVIPLQPSGRLTGSVRSAGGGTIEGFAMRVSSTKAEDDFPTTQEWEFAGARFTVDDVPVGRVVLSVTLKDKRGGKVETTSVAGATTQADIVVEAGGAVSGRLVDTSGAPLSRSFVDVGGRLSPMMPGGRFRVDDLAPGPHRILAFASKSERAEKSIHITAGKTLDLGDWMLEPTRLEPGRLGISFAMNGNDVTVRSVEEGLHGGLLLVGDVVKSIDGATVLTAGEARDRELGAPGSPATLVIRREAETYPITLTRAP, encoded by the coding sequence ATGAATCGAAAGGGATTCTTCGCGGGGGTGCTGCTGGGAGTCCTCATCGCCATCGCCCTGGTGTGGCCCAAGGCGTCCCCACTCGATGCCCCACCCGCGGGGACTCCCGAGCCAGGCCCCAGCCGCACGAATCCCTCTCCGGCGCCAACACGCGAGCCCGAGGGGACCCGCTCGGCGGCTCCGATGCCGGAAGTGCGCTCCTCCGGCACCTCACCCGTCGCCGACCCCATGCGGGAGGACGAGGGGGTCCTGCACATCGATGTCGTGGAGGCTGGCGGCCGCCCGTTCGCGGAGGCGCAGGTCACGCTGTACCTCAAGGGGCCGCAGGTCGCCGCGACCGGGAGCCCCTCGTGGTTCGTGGCGGGGCGAGGAGTCACGGACGCCACGGGCTCGCTGCGGCTCCCCGCACGGCCCGGGCACTATCTCGTCAGCGCGAAGGCCGGTGGATTCGCCACCGCGCTGGAGAACATCACCCGCCCCCACGGCGAAGCCCAGACGCGAGCCCGCCTCATCCTCGGCCCAGGCTCGGCCCTGGCGGGAACGGTGGTGGAACGAGCATCCAAGGCCCCTGTTCCCTTCACGGAGCTCACGCTCACCGCGCGCGCGGTCTTGGGGCCCGTGTCCAGGGCCAAGGCCGCTGTCCCCGAGGAAGAGACACATCGAATCACCACCGATGCGCGCGGAGCGTTCCGCTGGGAGGGCCTGGCTCCGGGCGAGTATCAGCTCGACGCGGTCGCCGCTGGACATGCTCCTCGGCGGATCCCCCGCGTCCGCGTGCCCGAGGCGGAGTTCACCGTCGAATTGGACGGCTCGGCCTTCATCGAAGGGTTCGTCGAGCTCCCGGAGGGCGGGCCCGCCACGGGAGCCCGGGTCATCGCGACGGGGCTGGGTGACATTCGCGAGGCGGAGGCGAGCGAGGGCGGTGGATTCTCCATCGAGGCACCCCCCGGGGCCTATCAGGTCACGGCTCAACAGGGGGCCCTCACGGGAACGGCGCCGGAGCGAGTGCGCCTGGGGCCGGGGATGACGGTCCGCGACGTCCGCATCCGTCTGGGGGACGCCGCGACCCTCGTGGGCATGGTGCGCCGCAGGGGCTCGGGTGAGCCCATTGCCGGAGCCGTCATCTCCCTCCGCCCCAGCGCCCTCGCCCGCCTCCCCGAGACGCCACCTTCCGAGGTCGCGAGCGCGATCTCCGGCGCGGATGGACGATTCAAGGTGGGGCAGCTCGCGCCCGGCGCCTACTCGGTGATGGTCAAGGCCCGTGGCTGCCGCTTGCTCATCCTCGATGGAACCCACGTGCCCGCGGGACGGCGCCTCGAGCTGATCTTGGACATGGACACGGCCGGGCGAATCGAAGGCACGGTGGTCGATGGGGACAACAAGCCCCTCGCGGGCATCCTCGTCACCCCCGAGCTCAGGTGGCGCAAGGGGCCACTGGAAGGCGTGCTCCCGACCGTGTCGAGCACCGAGGGCACCTTCACGCTTGAGGACGTCCCACCCATCGAGGTGCTCCTGGCGGCCCAGCGCCCCGGAAGCCAGACCCACGTTCGCGAACGCGTGAGGGTTGTCTCCGGTCAGACAGCCCGTGCCCGGCTCCAGCTCTCGAGTGAAGGCCTTCTCGAAGGAACCGTCCGCATGGAGGACGGACGCACGCCAACGGGCCCGGTCACCGTCCATGCGCTGCACACCGAATCACCGCGCACGGAGTCGCACCAGATCTCCACCAGCACCGATGGCACCTGGTCCATGCGCGTGCGCACGGGGCGCTATCGCGTCACGGCCTGGCTCTCCGAGACGGGCAACCAGAACACCGACCAGGAGCAGGTCGTCGACGTGGAAGCGGAACAGACGCGTCGCGTGGACCTTCAAGTTCGAGAGGCGAAGCGACCGCACTTCATCACGGTCCTCGAACCCAATGGCGCGCCCAGCATCGGGGCCATCGTCATGGTCAGCGAGTTCGGGCGCCACGAGATTCTCATCGAGGACCAGACCGACACCACGGGCCAGGTCGTCATCGCAGCGGACTCGCTGGGGTCGGGGCCCCTCCGCTTCTGGGCCACCAACGGTGGGAGGCGAGGAGAAGTGTCCTCCGTCACGACCTCACGACGAGACGTCGTCATCCCGCTCCAACCGAGCGGGCGACTGACCGGGTCGGTGCGCTCGGCGGGAGGCGGGACCATCGAGGGATTCGCCATGAGGGTGTCCTCGACGAAGGCCGAGGACGACTTCCCCACCACGCAGGAATGGGAGTTCGCGGGCGCGCGCTTCACCGTCGACGACGTACCCGTTGGACGCGTGGTCCTCTCGGTGACGCTGAAAGACAAGCGGGGCGGCAAGGTGGAGACCACCAGCGTCGCGGGGGCCACCACCCAGGCGGACATCGTGGTCGAAGCCGGGGGCGCGGTCTCGGGCCGTTTGGTCGACACGTCTGGAGCGCCCTTGTCCCGGTCCTTCGTGGACGTGGGGGGCCGGCTGTCGCCGATGATGCCGGGCGGCCGATTCCGCGTGGACGACCTCGCCCCTGGCCCGCACCGGATCCTCGCCTTCGCGAGCAAGTCGGAGCGCGCGGAGAAGTCCATCCACATCACCGCGGGAAAGACCCTGGACCTCGGCGACTGGATGCTTGAACCGACACGTCTCGAACCTGGGCGTCTGGGCATCTCCTTCGCGATGAATGGCAACGACGTCACGGTGCGCTCCGTCGAGGAGGGCCTGCACGGCGGCCTCTTGCTCGTGGGGGACGTGGTGAAGTCCATCGACGGGGCCACGGTCCTGACCGCGGGCGAGGCGCGGGATCGCGAGCTGGGAGCGCCTGGCAGCCCGGCGACCCTCGTCATCCGCCGCGAGGCAGAGACCTACCCCATCACCCTGACCCGAGCGCCCTGA